One part of the Eptesicus fuscus isolate TK198812 chromosome 20, DD_ASM_mEF_20220401, whole genome shotgun sequence genome encodes these proteins:
- the TEN1 gene encoding CST complex subunit TEN1, which translates to MTLPQPGTHYFPWEVSAGHVPAGDALRTFGRLSVYDMTESRATLTAQHGSEQHQVLVCTKLVEPFPAQLGSLYLVLGELEQQKGGPVVKARVLTCVEGLHLPLLERAVEEQRLYRRERGGRP; encoded by the exons ATGACGCTGCCCCAGCCCGGGACCCATTACTTCCCCTGGGAGGTCAGTGCCGGCCACGTTCCTGCCGGGGACGCACTGAGGACGTTTGGCAG GTTGAGCGTCTACGACATGACCGAGTCCCGAGCGACCCTGACGGCTCAGCACGGATCCGAGCAGCACCAGGTCCTCGTCTGCACCAAGCTGGTGGAGCCGTTCCCGGCCCAGCTGGGCTCCCTGTACCTGGTCCTCGGGGAGCTCGAGCAGCAGAAGG GCGGCCCCGTGGTGAAGGCCCGCGTGCTGACGTGCGTGGAGGGGCTGCACCTCCCGCTGCTGGAACGAGCCGTCGAGGAGCAGAGGCTGTACCGGCGGGAGAGGGGCGGCCGCCCGTAG
- the CDK3 gene encoding cyclin-dependent kinase 3, giving the protein MDVFQKVEKIGEGTYGVVYKARNKDTGQLVALKKIRLDLETEGVPSTAIREISLLKELKHPNIVRLLDVVHSEKKLYLVFEFLSQDLKKFMDATPVAELPLHLVKSYLFQLLQGVNFCHSHRVIHRDLKPQNLLINELGAIKLADFGLARAFGVPLRTYTHEVVTLWYRAPEILLGSKFYSTAVDIWSVGCIFAEMVTCKALFPGDSEIDQLFRIFRTLGTPSEATWPGVTQLPDYKGSFPKWARKGLEDVVPSLDPEGKDLLQQLLQYDPSQRISARGALAHPYFSSAETPRAPQAPHQCVLERFCR; this is encoded by the exons ATGGACGTGTTCCAGAAGGTGGAGAAGATCGGCGAGGGCACCTACGGGGTGGTGTACAAGGCCCGGAACAAGGACACGGGGCAGCTCGTGGCCCTCAAGAAGATCAGGCTGGACCT GGAGACCGAGGGGGTCCCAAGCACCGCCATCCGGGAGATCTCCCTGCTCAAAGAGCTTAAGCACCCCAACATCGTCAG gctgctGGACGTGGTGCACAGCGAGAAGAAGCTGTACCTGGTGTTTGAGTTCCTCAGCCAGGACCTGAAGAAGTTCATGGACGCCACCCCGGTGGCCGAGCTCCCCCTGCACTTAGTCAAG AGTTACCTCTTCCAGCTGCTGCAGGGGGTGAACTTCTGTCACTCCCATCGGGTCATCCACCGGGACCTGAAGCCCCAGAACCTGCTCATCAACGAGCTGGGCGCCATCAAGCTGGCGGACTTCGGGCTGGCACGGGCCTTCGGGGTGCCCCTGCGCACCTACACCCACGAG GTGGTGACGCTCTGGTATCGCGCCCCCGAGATCCTCTTGGGCAGCAAGTTCTATTCGACAGCCGTGGACATCTGGAGCGTCGGGTGCATCTTTGCGGAGATG gtgACCTGCAAAGCTCTGTTTCCCGGAGACTCTGAGATCGACCAGCTCTTTCGCATCTTTCGGACCCTGGGGACACCCAGCGAAGCCACGTGGCCCGGAGTCACCCAGCTGCCCGACTATAAGGGCAGCTTCCCCAAGTGGGCCAGGAAGGGGCTGGAGGATGTTGTGCCCAGTCTGGACCCAGAGGGCAAGGACCTGCTCCAG cAACTCCTGCAGTACGACCCCAGCCAGCGCATCTCAGCCAGGGGCGCCCTGGCCCATCCGTACTTCTCGTCCGCGGAGACCCCCcgggccccccaggccccccaccagTGTGTGCTGGAGCGCTTCTGCCGCTGA
- the EVPL gene encoding envoplakin, translated as MFKGLSKGAQGKGSPKGSPAKGSPNKHNRAATQELALLISRMQANADQVERDILETQKRLQQDRLHSEQSQALQHRQEAGRSLKEAEVLLKDLFLDVDKARRLKHPQAEEIESDIKQLHERVTQECAEYRALYEKMVLPPSAGPRVDWARVLEQKQKQVREGPYGPGMAELEQQIAEHNILQKEIDAYGQQLRNLVGPDANSIRNQYRDLLKVAAWRGQSLGSLYTHLQGCTRQLSALAQQQHRILQQDWSDLMADPAGVRREYEHFKQHELLSQEQCVNQLEDDGERMVELGHPAVGPIQVHQEALKMEWQNFLNLCICQERQLQHVEDYRWFQEEADSVSQTLAKLSSSLDTQYSPAPGGAPGAPTELLRQLEAEEKKLAVAEKTVGDLQRRSREVAPLPQRRNPPQQPLQVDSICDWDTGEVQLLRGERYTLMDNTDPHTWVVQGAGGETQRAPAACFCIPAPDPAAVTRASKLAEELQALKQKLATAQSRLKASATEPSRPGPQAPTGPATADPRAQKLLTQMTRLDGDLRRIEQQVLARARAPLSPAAPLEDLEGRMRSHQGTAQQLQSLGAEKEAAQRECEAFLSARPVGPAALHLPVALNNVKNKYSDVQALCSLYGEKAQAAVGLERQIQDADRVIRGFESALAQEAPLPAGPGALQERVSELQRQRRELLEQQACVLGLHRELKATEHACGALQNNFHEFCQDLPRQQRQVRALTDRYHAVGDQLDLREKTVQDAGLTYQQFKNCRDNLSSWLEHLPPNQVRPGDGPSQIAYKLQAQKRLLREIQGRERDRATASRLSQDLQEALQDYALQADTYRCSLEPTQAGSAPKRPQVAPLQESIQAQEKRLTEAYTEAVAVHQEQLQQLEFARRVLEKKELSEDIRVAHGAQQGSEGPAQAGREAEALKSQLEEERKRVAQVQRELQGRRDQLLQLRTQRPLERLEEKEVVEFYRDPQLESSLARLKSQVEDEGRKRAGLQADLEAAAQRVVQLESQRKAMQPHLLTKEVTQIEKDPGLDSQAAQLSGDIQHLGAENAAVSARLEQLKGELLALEQQEAQVTEKVVVKEVVKVEKDLEMVKAARALRLQMEEDAAQRKRAEQAVAELQARIGDLERAISSVQPKVIVKEAKKVEQDPGLVKEAARLRSLLEGERGKNAALAKELQELQGKYRAAAQQKPKVQLQERVLEIFQVDPQTEREMARLRAELQETASKRSGVEKEVERLLPDLAVLRAQKPQVEYKEVTQEVVKHERNPEVLREVDRLKAQLNELVNASGRAQEQRIRLQGERDEWRRERSKVETKTVSKEVVRHEKDPVLEKEAARLRQEVREAAQKRRAAEDLVYELQNKYLLLERRRPEEKVVVQEVVVTQKDPKLHEDHSRLSRSLDEEVGRRRQLEREVQQLRAGVEEQEGRLSFREDRHKKLAAEKELRQLSLRIQELEQRPPAVQEKIIMEEVVQLEKDPALEESTGALRQDLDQEKARVAELHRECKNLQVQIDVLQKTKSQEKTIYKEVIRVEKDRVLEGERSRVWEMLSRERAGRKGREETLQRLRERMDRAEALSRTWAREEAELQKARAQASQGCRQLQQELRELERQKQQIVLQLQEEAKLLSQRSEGERQRAAQQGQELAQLKAAILQEKDQIYTKERTLRDLHSRVSREELNQETQTRETNLSTKICILEPETGKDLSPYEAYKRGIIDRGQYLQLQELECDWEEVTTSGPCGEESVLLDRKSGKQYSIETALRCRRISKEEYHLYRDGSLPISEFALLVAGETKPGPSLSIGSIISKSPLTSPGHQSTGFFSPGFSLGLGDDSFPIAGVYDTTTDNKCTIKTAMAKNMLDPITGQKLLEAQAATGGIVDLLSRERYSVHKAMERGLVENTSTQRLLNAQKAFTGIEDPVTKKRLSVGEAVQKGWMPRESVFPHLLVQHLTGGLIDPKRTGRIPVPQAVLSGMISEELARLLQDEASYEKDLTDPVSKERLSYKEAMGRCRKDPLSGLLLLPAALEGYRCYRSASPSGPNALR; from the exons ATGTTCAAGGGGCTGAGCAAAGGCGCCCAGGGGAAGGGGTCTCCCAAGGGCTCCCCGGCCAAGGGCTCCCCCAACAAGCACAACCG AGCCGCCACGCAGGAGCTGGCCCTGCTCATCTCCCGCATGCAGGCCAACGCCGACCAGGTGGAGAGGGACATCTTGGAGACCCAGAAGAGGCTGCagcag GACCGGCTGCACAGTgagcagagccaggccctgcagcaccGGCAGGAGGCCGGCCGCAGCCTGAAGGAGGCCGAGGTTTTGCTGAAGGACCTCTTCCTGGACGTGGACAAGGCCCGGCGGCTGAAGCACCCACAGGCCGAGGAGATCGAGAGCGA CATCAAGCAGCTGCACGAGCGGGTGACCCAGGAGTGTGCGGAGTACCGCGCCCTGTACGAGAAGATGGTGCTGCCGCCCAGCGCGGGGCCCAGGGTGGACTGGGCGCGGGTGCTGGAGCAGAAACAG AAGCAGGTGCGCGAGGGTCCCTACGGGCCGGGCATGGCGGAGCTGGAGCAGCAGATCGCCGAGCACAACATCCTGCAGAAGGAGATCGACGCCTACGGGCAGCAGCTGCGGAACCTCGTGGGGCCG GATGCGAACTCCATCCGGAACCAATACCGGGACCTACTG AAGGTGGCCGCGTGGCGCGGGCAGAGCCTGGGCAGCCTGTACACGCACCTGCAGGGCTGCACGCGCCAGCTGAGCGccctggcccagcagcagcaCCGCATCCTGCAGCAGGACTGGAGCGACCTCATGGCGGACCCCGCGGGCGTGCGGCGGGAGTACGAG cacTTCAAGCAGCACGAGCTGCTGAGCCAGGAGCAGTGCGTGAACCAGCTGGAGGACGATGGGGAGCGCATGGTGGAGCTCGGGCACCCGGCCGTGGGGCCCATCCAG GTCCACCAGGAGGCCCTGAAGATGGAGTGGCAGAACTTCCTGAACCTGTGCATCTGCCAGGAGCGCCAGCTGCAGCACGTGGAGGACTACCGCTGg TTCCAGGAAGAGGCCGACTCCGTCAGCCAGACCCTGGCAAAGCTCAGCTCCAGCCTGGACACCCAGTACAGCCCTGCCCCTGGGGGGGCCCCAGGCGCCCCCACAGAGCTGCTGCGTCAGCTGGAG GCAGAGGAGAAGAAGCTGGCCGTGGCCGAGAAGACCGTTGGGGACCTGCAGCGGCGGAGCCGGGAGGTGGCACCTCTGCCGCAGCGCAGGAACCCGCCCCAGCAGCCTCTGCAGGTGGACAGCATCTGCGACTGGGACACGGGAGAG GTGCAGCTGCTGCGGGGTGAGCGGTACACGCTGATGGACAACACGGACCCGCACACCTGGGTGGTGCAGGGCGCGGGCGGGGAGACCCAGCGTGCCCCGGCCGCCTGCTTCTGCATCCCGGCTCCGGACCCTGCGGCTGTGACCAGGGCCTCCAA gctggccgaggagctgcaggccctgaagCAGAAATTGGCCACAGCCCAGAGCCGCCTGAAGGCCAGCGCTACAGAGCCCTCCCGGCCTGGCCCGCAGG CTCCGACTGGCCCGGCCACGGCTGACCCGCGGGCCCAGAAGCTCCTGACGCAGATGACCCGGCTGGACGGGGACCTGAGGCGGATAGAGCAGCAGGTGctggcccgggcccgggccccgcTGAGCCCCGCGGCCCCGCTGGAGGACCTGGAGGGCCGCATGCGAAGCCACCAG ggcACAGCCCAGCAGCTGCAGAGCCTGGGAGCGGAGAAGGAGGCGGCGCAGCGGGAGTGCGAGGCCTTCCTGTCGGCGCGGCCGGTGGGCCCCGCGGCCCTGCACCTGCCCGTGGCCCTCAACAACGTCAAGAACAAGTACAGCGACGTGCAGGCTCTCTGCAGCCTCTACGGGGAGAA AGCCCAGGCCGCCGTGGGTCTGGAGCGGCAGATCCAGGACGCGGACAGGGTCATCCGAGGCTTCGAGTCGGCGCTGGCGCAGGAGGCCCCCTTGCCCGCTGGCCCGGGCGCCTTGCAGGAGAGGGTCAGCGAGCTGCAG cgccAGCGACGGGAGCTGCTGGAGCAGCAGGCCTGCGTGCTGGGGCTGCACCGCGAGCTGAAGGCCACGGAGCACGCGTGCGGCGCGCTCCAGAACAACTTCCACGAGTTCTGCCAAGACCTGCCGCGCCAGCAGCGCCAGGTGCGGGCCCTCACCGACCGCTACCACGCCGTGGGCGACCAGCTGGACCTGCG GGAGAAGACAGTGCAGGACGCGGGCCTCACCTACCAGCAGTTTAAGAACTGCAGGGACAACCTGAGCTCCTGGCTGGAGCACCTGCCCCCCAACCAGGTGCGGCCCGGCGACGGGCCCAGCCAGATCGCCTACAAGCTGCAGGCGCAGAAG AGGCTGCTGCGGGAGATCCAGGGCCGGGAGCGGGACAGGGCCACGGCATCCCGCCTCTcccaggacctgcaggaggcgCTCCAG gaCTATGCGCTGCAGGCGGACACCTACCGCTGCTCCCTGGAGCCCACCCAGGCGGGGTCGGCCCCCAAGAGACCCCAAGTGGCTCCCCTGCAGGAGAGCatccaggcccag GAGAAGCGGCTGACGGAGGCCTACACGGAGGCTGTGGCCGTGCACcaggagcagctgcagcagctggagTTTGCCAGGAGGGTGCTGGAGAAG AAGGAGCTGAGTGAGGACATCCGGGTGGCCCACGGTGCACAGCAGGGCTCTGAGGGCCCAGCCCAAgcgggcagggaggcagaggccctGAAGTcgcagctggaggaggagaggaaacgGGTGGCCCAGGTGCAGCGCGAGCTGCAGGGGCGGAGGgaccagctgctgcagctgcggaCCCAGCGGCCCTTGgagaggctggaggagaaggaagtggtGGAGTTTTACCGGGACCCCCAGCTGGAGAGCAGCCTGGCCCGGCTGAAGTCCCAGGTGGAGGACGAGGGCAGGAAGCGGGCCGGGCTGCAGGCGGACCTGGAGGCGGCGGCCCAGAGGGTCGTCCAGCTGGAGAGCCAGAGGAAGGCCATGCAGCCTCACCTGCTGACCAAGGAGGTGACCCAGATCGAGAAGGACCCGGGTCTGGACAGCCAGGCGGCCCAGCTCAGCGGTGACATCCAGCACCTGGGGGCCGAGAACGCCGCCGTCTCCGCCCGGCTGGAGCAGCTCAAGGGGGAGCTGCTGGCCCTGGAGCAGCAGGAGGCGCAGGTGACGGAGAAGGTGGTGGTGAAGGAAGTGGTCAAGGTGGAGAAGGACCTGGAGATGGTCAAGGCGGCCcgggccctgaggctgcagatGGAGGAGGACGCCGCGCAGAGGAAGAGGGCGGAGCAGGCCGTGGCCGAGCTGCAGGCGCGCATCGGGGACCTGGAGCGGGCCATCAGCAGCGTGCAGCCCAAGGTGATCGTGAAGGAGGCCAAGAAGGTGGAGCAGGACCCGGGCCTTGTCAAGGAGGCGGCCAGGCTGCGGAGCCTCCTCGAGGGGGAGAGGGGTAAGAACGCCGCGCTGGCCAAGGAGCTGCAGGAGCTGCAGGGCAAGTACCGCGCGGCGGCGCAGCAGAAGCCCAAGGTGCAGCTCCAGGAGCGCGTCCTCGAGATCTTCCAGGTGGACCCGCAGACGGAGCGGGAGATGGCGCGGCTCCGGGCCGAGCTGCAGGAGACGGCCAGCAAGCGCAGCGGCGTGGAGAAGGAGGTGGAGCGGCTGCTGCCCGACCTGGCCGTCCTCCGGGCCCAGAAGCCCCAGGTGGAGTACAAGGAGGTGACGCAGGAGGTGGTCAAGCACGAGAGGAACCCCGAGGTGCTGCGGGAGGTGGACCGCCTGAAGGCTCAGCTCAACGAGCTGGTCAACGCCAGCGGGCGGGCCCAGGAGCAGCGCATCCGGCTGCAGGGGGAGCGCGACGAGTGGCGGCGGGAGCGGTCCAAGGTGGAGACCAAGACGGTGAGCAAGGAGGTGGTGCGGCACGAGAAGGACCCGGTGCTGGAGAAGGAGGCCGCGCGGCTCCGCCAGGAGGTGCGGGAGGCGGCGCAGAAGCGGCGGGCGGCCGAGGACCTGGTCTACGAGCTGCAGAACAAGTACCTGCTGCTGGAGAGGCGGCGGCCCGAGGAGAAGGTGGTGGTGCAGGAGGTGGTGGTCACCCAGAAGGACCCCAAGCTCCACGAGGACCACAGCCGGCTGAGCCGGAGCCTGGACGAGGAGGTGGGCCGGCGGCGGCAGCTGGAGCGGGAGGTGCAGCAGCTGCGGGCCGGcgtggaggagcaggagggccGGCTCAGCTTCCGGGAGGACCGCCACAAGAAGCTGGCCGCGGAGAAGGAGCTGCGGCAGCTGAGCCTGCGGATCCAGGAGCTGGAGCAGCGGCCGCCCGCCGTGCAGGAGAAGATCATCATGGAGGAGGTGGTGCAGCTGGAGAAGGACCCGGCTCTGGAGGAGTCCACGGGCGCCCTGCGGCAGGACCTGGACCAGGAGAAGGCCCGCGTGGCCGAGCTGCACCGCGAGTGCAAGAACCTGCAGGTCCAGATCGACGTCCTCCAGAAGACCAAGTCGCAGGAGAAGACCATCTACAAGGAGGTGATCCGGGTGGAGAAGGACCGGGTGCTGGAGGGCGAGCGGTCCCGCGTGTGGGAGATGCTCAGCAGGGAGCGCGCGGGCCGCAAGGGCCGGGAGGAGACGCTGCAGCGCCTCCGGGAGCGGATGGACAGGGCCGAGGCGCTGAGCAGGACCTGGGCCCGGGAGGAGGCCGAGCTCCAGAAGGCCCGGGCCCAGGCGAGCCAGGGGTGCCGGCAGCTGCAGCAGGAGCTGCGGGAGCTGGAGCGGCAGAAGCAGCAGATAGTGCTGCAGCTGCAGGAGGAGGCGAAGCTGCTCAGCCAGCGGTCGGAGGGCGAGCGGCAGCGGGCCGCCCAGCAGGGCCAGGAGCTTGCGCAGCTCAAGGCGGCCATTCTCCAGGAGAAGGACCAGATCTACACGAAGGAGAGGACCCTCCGGGACCTCCACAGCAGGGTGAGCCGGGAGGAGCTCAACCAGGAGACCCAGACGCGGGAGACCAACCTTTCCACCAAGATCTGCATCTTGGAACCCGAGACGGGCAAGGACCTGTCCCCGTATGAGGCCTACAAGAGGGGCATCATCGACCGCGGCCAGTACCTCCAGCTGCAGGAGCTCGAGTGCGACTGGGAGGAGGTCACCACCTCGGGCCCCTGTGGGGAGGAGTCGGTGCTCCTGGACCGGAAGAGCGGGAAGCAGTACTCCATCGAGACGGCCCTGCGGTGCCGGCGCATCTCCAAGGAGGAGTACCACCTGTACAGGGACGGCAGCCTCCCCATCTCCGAGTTCGCCCTGCTCGTGGCCGGGGAGACCAAGCCCGGGCCCTCGCTCTCCATCGGCTCCATCATCTCCAAGTCCCCGCTCACCTCCCCAGGCCACCAGAGCACCGGCTTCTTCTCCCCCGGCTTCTCCCTCGGGCTGGGCGACGACAGCTTCCCCATCGCCGGCGTCTACGACACGACCACCGACAACAAGTGCACCATCAAGACGGCCATGGCCAAGAACATGCTGGACCCCATCACCGGGCAGAAGCTGCTGGAGGCCCAGGCGGCCACGGGGGGCATCGTGGACCTGCTCAGCCGCGAGCGCTACTCCGTGCACAAGGCCATGGAGCGGGGGCTCGTGGAGAACACGTCGACGCAGCGGCTGCTCAACGCCCAGAAGGCCTTCACCGGCATCGAGGACCCGGTCACCAAGAAGAGGCTGTCGGTGGGCGAGGCCGTCCAGAAGGGCTGGATGCCCCGCGAGAGCGTGTTCCCGCACCTGCTGGTGCAGCACCTGACCGGGGGGCTCATCGACCCCAAGAGGACGGGCCGCATCCCCGTCCCGCAGGCCGTGCTGTCCGGCATGATCAGCGAAGAGCTGGCCCGGCTCCTGCAGGACGAGGCCAGCTACGAGAAGGATCTCACCGACCCCGTCTCCAAGGAGCGGCTGAGCTACAAGGAGGCCATGGGGCGCTGCCGGAAGGACCCCCTGAgcggcctgctgctcctgcccgcGGCGCTGGAGGGGTACCGCTGCTACCGCTCCGCCTCCCCCTCTGGGCCGAACGCGCTGCGCTGA